From Kaistella polysaccharea:
TCCTTATGTTACGCAGACGGCGTCTGGCATCCGGGAAAAACTTTCTATTTGGGGAAATGATTATCCGACGGAAGATGGCACGGCAATTCGCGATTATATTTATGTTGTAGATTTAGCAAAGGCGCACGTAAAAGCTTTGCAGAAATTGATGGCAGATTCAAGAGAAACGGTTATTGATATTTATAATTTAGGAACTGGAAAAGGTTCTTCAGTATTGGAAGTTGTTAACGCTTTTGAAAGTGCAAACGTTGTAAAAGTTCCTTATCAAATTTGCGAAAGAAGACCAGGAGATATTACAATCGCTTATGCAAATGCCGACAAGGCAGAAAGAGAACTGGGTTGGAAAGCAGAAACATCTTTAGAAGAAGCTTTAAGAACAACGTGGGAATGGCAGAAATATCTGGAAACCAGAAAGTAATTAACCTACAAAATAAAAATCCTGAAAATTAATTTTCAGGATTTTTTGTACTTATATAAGTCAACTTCTTACATTGGTGGACCTTGCTCGTCGTCACCACTGGAATTGCTGTTGATATCTTTTTTACGTTTTGGTGCATCTATTTTTTCACCTTGTTTAAATCGGTAAGTCAAAGAAACATTAAAACTTCTTGGGCTCCAACGCATATAGGAATCTCTTTCGTAACCTGGGCCGAAACTGGTGGAGTTTCTCCCTCTGGTTCCCAGAATGTCCTGTATATTAAAAGCGATAGTTCCATTGTTGTTCCAGATGGTTTTATTTGCACCGAAATTTAAAACATACATGTCTTTACTTTCACTTGAAGCGGTTTTTTGTCCACCTCGGTAAAAACCTTGCAATTGCATATTCAATGTTTTGTCAATTTTAAAACTGTTTGTCAATCTCAATCTTGTAGAAAAACCTTCACCGTCAAAAGAAAGTGGTTTTACCATTCTAGTTGGATCAAAATAGGAACCCTCTGATTTGTACCCAAAAACATCGGCGCTTGCCATAATTTTATACCACGGGAAAAGATCAGCAGTCAAATTTAAATCTAAACCGTAACTCGTTTCATTTCCTACGTTATAAGGACTTGTCACCAAAACATCAGATCCAATCGCCTGACTCAGTAAAACAAATTTTACATCGTCTGTCGTTTGTCGGTAGTATAAAGTTGGATTGATGGTAAATTTCTTTTTCTGAATGGCATATCCTAACTCAAATGAATCAATATAAGAAGGATTTAAATCTTCATTACCACGAAATAAGTTCTGACGGTTTGCCAATGAGGTTGGGTAAGGAATTAAGAACCAAGAACGAGGTCTGTTAATCCTTCTGGAGTAATTCAATAACAATTGATTATTAGAACTTCCTAAGTCATAACTTAAAAATACACTTGGAAAAAATCCGGTATATTCTTTCTTTTTGCTCGAAGTATTTCCACTTAAACTTTGATATTCAATATTAATCTGTGAGTTTTCTGCTCTTACGCCCAACTGATAGCCTAATTTATCAATTTTGCTTTTGAACTGAGCGTATGCTGCATTGATGGTTTCGTCATAAACCGTATTTCCACTGTATTCATCTACGACGCCGTAATTCAGATTAAAATCATTTTCACGGTTTAGGAAATCGTAATCATTAACATTGTTATCGATTCGATAGCCTGCTTCGATTTTTGATTTCTCTCCGATAGGCAATTCGTAATCAACCTTTCCGATGACGGATTTGTTCACCGTATTATTATTTCCTAAAGTACCATATCTAAAATATGAATCTTCAAATTCTCTTGAATCTTCGGTTGATTCGTTGTCACTTTTTTGCAGACTTAAAGATAACGCGATGTTGTGCCCCGCATCATTAAATTTATGATCCAAACCAATGTCTCCTTGTAAAGAAAGATTAGAACTTGTTCCTAGAGCCGAAGTTTGCGTGTAATTATTTAAAACTCTTGATGCATCATAATTAATATTATCTACTTTGTTATTGCTTTCGTTAGAAAAGTTTCTAATCATTCCCGATAAATTAAAAGAAGTTTTCTCCGTTAAGTCTACGGCAAAACCTGCAGTTGCATTATAGAATTTACTGTCACTATTGTTTCGGGAATTTTGCTCGAAATATCTTGTTGTTGCACCAGTTGTGGTATCAAAGAAGCGCGTTTCGCTATCGCTTTTTCCTTCACCTTCACGATAACCGCCGCCACCATTCAGAAACCAAGTCCAGCTTCCTTTTTTCCAGCTTAAGTTCGTATTTAAATTTGTGCTTGGTAAATAACCTAAACTTCCGGTAACGCTTCCGTTGAAGCCCATTCCTTTAGATTTCTTTAAAATAATATTTAAAATACCTGCAGTTCCGCTGGCTTCAAATTTTGAAGATGGATTGGTAATCACTTCAATTCTTTCGATTTGATCAGCTGGAATTGATTGCAGTGCATTCGCGCCACTATCGATCCCAAGTAGTGAAGAAGGTTTTCCGTTGATCAAGAATTTTACGTTTGAGTTCCCACGCATAGAAACCGTACCATCTGTTTCTACCGAAACTGAGGGAACATTCGCCAAAACATCTTGTAAGTTTCCACCTTTGCTGATAATGTCAGTTGATGGATCGTACACTTTTTTATCTAATTCAACACGATAAGGTTTTGCCGCAGTTGCAGTAATGACGACGCCTTGAATGTCAGATGTTTTGGTATTGGTTATAGAAGCTTCCGGCTGAACGGTCAAGTTTCCTAAGTTCCCAGCAGTTGCGATTTGCTTGTTTACAGTAGATTTTTTAAAATCAATCGCCTCGATGATGATGTCGTAATTTCCGGGTGTCAGTGCGAGCTTGTATTCTCCTTTTTCATCACTTAAGACTGCGTCACTGAAAAGTTTATTGGCCTTATTGCTAAAAGTTACTGAAGCGTAAGGAACGGCATTGTTTTGTTGATCTACAATTTTCCCGCTCACGTCTACCTTCTGTTGTGCAAAAGCCAAACTGGCTGCACCTAAAACGAAAACAAGTCCTAATGTTCGTTTTTTAATAATGGATGAAATCTCAATCCTGTTCGTCATAATTTTAATTTATCCTGTACTGATTACTTAATTCTTTAAAAGTTAAAATAAATGTTTGTTTAACTTTTTATTCTTCAAAACGATTCTTATAAAGGTATTTTGAATATATTTTTAAATTTTACTTAATGTTTTTCGAATTCAACCATTGCTGATAATCTTTCGCATTTTTTGCGTGTTCAATATCACTTGCGGTGAAGCGGTGAAATCCAAATTTATTAGGGTCTGCTGCCATAAAAATGAAGTCATTTTTTTCTGCATTTAAAACCGCGTCTACCGAATTTTTATCCACCATACAAATCGGTCCTGGGGGAATTCCCGCGGAATAATACGTGTTATATGGCGAGGGTTCACGCAGATGTTTAAAGAAAACTCTTTTGATCGGATCTCCCTGAAAATTATTGGCTTTACTAACGGCATAAATTACCGTTGGATCACTTTGCAGTTTCATGCCTTTTCGGAAACGGTTTAAATATAAACCTGCAACTCTTTTCATTTCATCGGGTTTGCCACCAGTTTCTTTATAAACCAAAGAGGCCAAGGCATAAATTTGATCACGGCTTAAGCCTAATTGTTTTTCCTTACCATTTCTTTCAGCAGTCCAGAAGTCATTATATTCTCCTTCAAATTTCTTGAAGAATTCTTCAGGCGTAACCGTCCAGAAAAAATTGTAGGTGTCGATAAAGAAATATTTCTTGAGTTCTTCCGCATTGCTTAAACCTTTTGTGGTTGCTATTTTATCTAAATCTGTCGCAAAACGCAAAGAATCCAATTCTGTTTTTTTGGCGACTTTCCCAACCATTTGATAAACGGTGAAAAAATCCCCAATTCTAAAGGTATTTTCTGTTTGGTTTCCAGCTTTAATCATATTGACCAAATCTGTATTATTCGTTCCTGATTTAATTCTATATCGTCCGGCGCTGAAAAACTTATCCATATTCTTGCTTTTCGCAACTTCCGCAAACTGCTCCTTATTTTTAACATAAGGTGAAATGGAATCTAAAATAGAATTGAAATTGGCAGAATGCGGAATTAAAACGTAACCTTCTTTAGCAACATTATTCCCATAAAATTTCTTGTAATACTGATATCCAAAAAAACTTCCGACTGCAAAAATCAGAAACACGATTACCAAAACAATTCCGAAGCCTTTTTTCATATCTAAACGATAACTATTTTATAAACTGATTTTTCCTTTGAATATCTGTTTTGCAGGACCTTCTAACCATATGTTTTTGAAAGAATCACCATCCTGTTCTGCGTATACTTTTAGATTGCCACCCAGAACTTTTACTTTTACCGAAGGTTGATTTTTATCTTTCAGGAAAACCAAAGCTGAGGCTGTAGCTCCAGTTCCACAACTGAAAGTTTCATCTTCAACACCACGTTCGTAGGTTCTAATGAAGATTTCATTTTCAGAAATTTCTTCCACAAAATTCACGTTTATTCCTTCCTGACAATAAGACGCCGAATTTCTGATTTTGTTACCATTTTCGAAAACTTTATAATCCTTTAACATTTCTACGAAAGTCACATAATGGGGCGAGCCAGTATTTAATTCAAAATTTCCATCAATGTTTTTAATGGAATCCACGTCGATCATCTTCAGTTTGATAGTACCATTATTAATCGCAGCTTCGTGTAAACCGTCAATGGCGGTAAAGGTTGTTTGATTTTCAAAAATGTCTAGAAAGTGAGCGAAGGCAACAAGACATCTGCCGCCGTTCCCGCACATCGTGCTTTCGTTTCCGTCGGAATTATAATAAACCATTTTGAAATCAGCAGTGATGTCGTTTTCCAAGAGAATAAGGCCATCGCCACCGATTCCAAATCGTCGGTCGCATAGTTTCTCTATGATTTCTTTCTCTTTTGGAAACAGCAAATCACGATTGTCAATGATTACGAAATCATTTCCCGTGCCCTGATATTTAAAAAATTCGATGGTATTCTGCATAAAATAAAAGGTTTTTACCCTCATAATTTTGGGACTGCAAAGATACTCAAATCTTTATCATTAGTTTAAGAGCGCAATAGTTTATATCATTTACGGTGATGGAGTTGATGACCTTTTTTCCACTCAAAATAACCGACAAATGCCATGGCTGTAAACACCATATATTGAATGGAGGTAATTCCTAAACCTTTATAGATCATCATCGGAATGCAAATTAAATCACCGATCATCCAGAAAATCCAGTTCTCGATTTTACGTTTCGCCATTAACCACATTCCAACCAGGAAAATTGCCGTGGTGAAAACGTCTAACCAGTTCGCCCAATCCAAATGATACAAACCGAGTTGTACATTTTTCATTGAGAAATGATTGTCGATAAATGGTTTATAATAATAGACGATAGTGACTAAAATTAAACTAATGAAAAACAGAATCCCGGAAAAAATCCATTCTTT
This genomic window contains:
- a CDS encoding TonB-dependent receptor, producing the protein MTNRIEISSIIKKRTLGLVFVLGAASLAFAQQKVDVSGKIVDQQNNAVPYASVTFSNKANKLFSDAVLSDEKGEYKLALTPGNYDIIIEAIDFKKSTVNKQIATAGNLGNLTVQPEASITNTKTSDIQGVVITATAAKPYRVELDKKVYDPSTDIISKGGNLQDVLANVPSVSVETDGTVSMRGNSNVKFLINGKPSSLLGIDSGANALQSIPADQIERIEVITNPSSKFEASGTAGILNIILKKSKGMGFNGSVTGSLGYLPSTNLNTNLSWKKGSWTWFLNGGGGYREGEGKSDSETRFFDTTTGATTRYFEQNSRNNSDSKFYNATAGFAVDLTEKTSFNLSGMIRNFSNESNNKVDNINYDASRVLNNYTQTSALGTSSNLSLQGDIGLDHKFNDAGHNIALSLSLQKSDNESTEDSREFEDSYFRYGTLGNNNTVNKSVIGKVDYELPIGEKSKIEAGYRIDNNVNDYDFLNRENDFNLNYGVVDEYSGNTVYDETINAAYAQFKSKIDKLGYQLGVRAENSQINIEYQSLSGNTSSKKKEYTGFFPSVFLSYDLGSSNNQLLLNYSRRINRPRSWFLIPYPTSLANRQNLFRGNEDLNPSYIDSFELGYAIQKKKFTINPTLYYRQTTDDVKFVLLSQAIGSDVLVTSPYNVGNETSYGLDLNLTADLFPWYKIMASADVFGYKSEGSYFDPTRMVKPLSFDGEGFSTRLRLTNSFKIDKTLNMQLQGFYRGGQKTASSESKDMYVLNFGANKTIWNNNGTIAFNIQDILGTRGRNSTSFGPGYERDSYMRWSPRSFNVSLTYRFKQGEKIDAPKRKKDINSNSSGDDEQGPPM
- the mltG gene encoding endolytic transglycosylase MltG; translation: MKKGFGIVLVIVFLIFAVGSFFGYQYYKKFYGNNVAKEGYVLIPHSANFNSILDSISPYVKNKEQFAEVAKSKNMDKFFSAGRYRIKSGTNNTDLVNMIKAGNQTENTFRIGDFFTVYQMVGKVAKKTELDSLRFATDLDKIATTKGLSNAEELKKYFFIDTYNFFWTVTPEEFFKKFEGEYNDFWTAERNGKEKQLGLSRDQIYALASLVYKETGGKPDEMKRVAGLYLNRFRKGMKLQSDPTVIYAVSKANNFQGDPIKRVFFKHLREPSPYNTYYSAGIPPGPICMVDKNSVDAVLNAEKNDFIFMAADPNKFGFHRFTASDIEHAKNAKDYQQWLNSKNIK
- the pnuC gene encoding nicotinamide riboside transporter PnuC, whose amino-acid sequence is MNFYELFLKPYESYDTFQIALEAIATIFGILSVYFSIKKNIWVYPTGIVSTALYVYILFNFGLLGDMMINFYYTVMSIYGWILWSKSSEDHIHVEVSWATKKEWIFSGILFFISLILVTIVYYYKPFIDNHFSMKNVQLGLYHLDWANWLDVFTTAIFLVGMWLMAKRKIENWIFWMIGDLICIPMMIYKGLGITSIQYMVFTAMAFVGYFEWKKGHQLHHRK
- the dapF gene encoding diaminopimelate epimerase, coding for MQNTIEFFKYQGTGNDFVIIDNRDLLFPKEKEIIEKLCDRRFGIGGDGLILLENDITADFKMVYYNSDGNESTMCGNGGRCLVAFAHFLDIFENQTTFTAIDGLHEAAINNGTIKLKMIDVDSIKNIDGNFELNTGSPHYVTFVEMLKDYKVFENGNKIRNSASYCQEGINVNFVEEISENEIFIRTYERGVEDETFSCGTGATASALVFLKDKNQPSVKVKVLGGNLKVYAEQDGDSFKNIWLEGPAKQIFKGKISL